One segment of Brassica napus cultivar Da-Ae chromosome C3, Da-Ae, whole genome shotgun sequence DNA contains the following:
- the LOC106420718 gene encoding uncharacterized protein LOC106420718, giving the protein MRREQKVDDDGDGEFQNAVGFVGMLLSHKIHGAFKGAVERMTGPRTVSAFKEKGVLSVSEFVLAGDNLVSKCPTWSCHREREDSEGDGGEERIPRLDGDSFPQRQLFSRIFLWLKNQMTIVSCGPEHRMLASREKE; this is encoded by the exons ATGAGAAGGGAACAGAAGGTCGACGATGATGGCGATGGAGAGTTTCAGAATGCAGTTGGATTCGTGGGGATGTTGCTTTCGCATAAGATTCATGGAGCATTTAAAGGTGCAGTGGAGAGAATGACTGGTCCTCGAACAGTCTCAGCTTTCAAGGAGAAGGGAGTTCTCAGCGTCAGCGAGTTCGTTCTCGCCGGTGATAATCTCGTCTCCAAGTGCCCTACCTGGTCATG CCACCGAGAGAGAGAAGACAGTGAGGGAGATGGCGGCGAAGAGAGAATTCCTCGACTTGACGGGGATTCCTTTCCCCAGAG GCAACTCTTCAGTCGAATATTCTTGTGGCTCAAGAACCAGATGACGATAGTATCCTGCGGACCAGAACATAGGATGTTAGCATCAC GTGAAAAAGAGTGA
- the LOC106420717 gene encoding auxin transporter-like protein 1, giving the protein MSIKETEEGIMEDETEQRGSMKSFLWHGGSVYDAWFSCASNQVAQVLLTLPYSFSQMGMASGVILQIFYGFMGSWTAYLISVLYVEYRSRKEKQNVNFNNHVIQWFEVLDGLLGPYWKAIGLTFNCTFLLFGSVIQLIACASNIYYINDKLDKRTWTYIFGACCATTVFIPSFHNYRIWSFLGLGMTTYTAWYLTIAALVHGQVEGVTHSAPTKPVLYFTGATNILYTFGGHAVTVEIMHAMWRPRKFKYIYLMATLYVFTLTIPSAASVYWAFGDELLTHANAFSLFPNSPWRDAAVILMLIHQFITFGFACTPLYFVWEKVIGMHDTNSILLRAITRLPVVIPIWFLAIIFPFFGPINSAVGALLVTFTVYIIPSLAHIFTYRSASSRENATEKPPAVIGGWRGAFVVNVVVVVWVFVVGFGLGGWASMTNFIKQVDTFGLFAKCYQCPPRH; this is encoded by the exons ATGTCGATTAAGGAAACAGAAGAAGGAATAATGGAAGATGAGACTGAACAGAGAGGAAGCATGAAGAGCTTTCTATGGCATGGTGGTTCTGTTTATGACGCTTGGTTTAGCTGTGCATCAAACCAG GTTGCTCAAGTTCTATTGACACTACCTTATTCATTTTCACAAATGGGGATGGCATCAGGTGTAATTCTGCAGATTTTCTATGGTTTTATGGGAAGCTGGACAGCTTATCTCATCAGTGTTCTCTACGTTGAGTATAGAAGCcgaaaagagaaacaaaatgtTAACTTCAACAACCATGTCATTCAG TGGTTCGAAGTGTTAGATGGTCTGCTTGGTCCATATTGGAAAGCTATAGGATTAACATTCAACTGCACATTTCTCCTCTTTGGTTCTGTAATCCAACTCATCGCTTGTGCAAG taacatatattatataaacgACAAGCTGGACAAGAGGACATGGACTTACATATTCGGAGCGTGTTGTGCAACCACAGTGTTTATTCCATCGTTTCACAACTACAGGATATGGTCCTTTCTCGGTCTTGGCATGACCACTTACACCGCTTGGTACCTTACCATTGCGGCTCTAGTCCACGGTCAGGTCGAAGGAGTGACTCATTCCGCTCCAACCAAGCCCGTTCTATATTTCACAGGAGCCACTAATATATTGTACACTTTTGGTGGCCACGCTGTTACAGT GGAGATAATGCATGCAATGTGGAGGCCAAGAAAGTTCAAGTACATATACCTGATGGCTACACTTTATGTCTTCACCTTAACCATACCATCAGCTGCTTCCGTCTACTGGGCCTTTGGAGATGAGCTTCTCACACATGCTAATGCCTTCTCCCTCTTTCCTAACTCACCGTGGCGCGATGCTGCAGTTATCCTCATGCTGATCCACCAG TTTATAACGTTCGGGTTCGCATGCACACCGCTATATTTCGTGTGGGAGAAAGTAATCGGAATGCACGACACAAATAGCATTTTGTTACGAGCCATCACAAGGTTACCAGTGGTGATTCCAATATGGTTCTTAGCCATAATATTTCCTTTCTTCGGTCCAATTAACTCAGCTGTTGGTGCACTCCTAGTCACGTTCACCGTCTACATCATCCCATCACTCGCTCACATCTTCACTTACCGCTCTGCTTCTTCCCGTGAAAACGCGACCGAGAAGCCACCGGCGGTGATTGGTGGTTGGAGAGGTGCGTTTGTGGTGAACGTGGTGGTGGTAGTTTGGGTGTTTGTGGTTGGTTTTGGTTTAGGAGGATGGGCGAGTATGACTAATTTCATTAAACAAGTTGATACTTTTGGCCTCTTTGCAAAGTGTTATCAGTGTCCTCCTCGTCACTGA
- the LOC106420712 gene encoding acidic leucine-rich nuclear phosphoprotein 32 family member E-like has product MAPHRGRRKKGLMREDAARDAMRAYGFEEGVIKVCIKELLELYGGEWFLIEEFSYSVLLNKCLEKQAEQENNVAEEEEAMAEEHNEEMAQEEQDNDVPEEEAVAEEQNEEMAQEEQEQTAQEEEEVEEEQEQEQRVEDGRDHVGSNSASLVGCGAETGDASVVDSASPPVAIHSSDYAHHSVGGAKSCGWLSDEEDSVVDDDDEMIQLTPEPLCEELKELLREVRGEEKKRKRPTRWDT; this is encoded by the exons ATGGCGCCgcatagaggaagaagaaag aaggGATTGATGCGGGAGGATGCGGCACGTGATGCAATGAGAGCATATGGATTTGAGGAGGGTGTTATCAAGGTGTGTATCAAGGAACTGTTAGAG TTGTATGGTGGGGAATGGTTTCTGATCGAAGAGTTTAGTTACTCGGTGCTTCTAAACAAATGTCTTGAAAAGCAAGCAGAACAAGAAAATAACgtggctgaagaagaagaagcaatggCTGAGGAACATAACGAAGAGATGGCTCAGGAAGAACAAGACAATGATGTGCCTGAAGAAGAAGCAGTGGCTGAGGAACAAAATGAAGAGATGGCTCAGGAGGAACAAGAACAAACAGctcaggaagaagaagaagtagag GAGGAGCAGGAGCAGGAGCAGCGTGTTGAGGATGGAAGAGACCATGTTGGTAGCAACTCAGCATCTTTGGTGGGATGTGGTGCCGAGACAG gaGATGCATCAGTAGTAGATTCTGCATCACCACCAGTAGCTATTCACTCATCAGATTATGCGCACCATTCGGTTGGAG GTGCCAAAAGTTGTGGATGGCTAAGTGATGAGGAGGATagtgttgttgatgatgatgatgagatgaTTCAGCTGACTCCAGAACCGCTATGTGAAGAACTCAAAGAGCTGTTGAGGGAAGTACgtggagaggagaagaagaggaagagacccACGAGGTGGGACACCTAA
- the LOC106420756 gene encoding DNA-directed RNA polymerase V subunit 1-like yields the protein MEEASSSDILEAEIVGISFALATHRQIRLASISDAGINHASQLSNAFLGLPLEFGKCEACGATEPDKCEGHFGYIHLPVPIYHPAHVSELKQMLSLLCLKCLKIKKIKSTSSGLAERLLGVCCEEASNITIKDKSSDGASYLQLKLPSRTRLQEGFWNFLERYGYRYGSDHTRPLLAREVKEILRRIPEETRKKLTAKGHIPQEGYILEYLPVPPNCLSVPEVSDGSNSMSVDPSRIELKDVLRKVVAINNSRSGETNFESHRAEANEMFRVVDTYLQVRGTAKPTRNIDMRFGVSKISDSSSSKAWTEKMRTLFIRKGSGFSSRSVITGDAFRNVNEVGIPMEIAHRITFEERVSVHNIGYLQELVDNKMCLSYTQGSTTYSLRDGSKGHTVLKPGQIVHRRVMDGDVVFINRPPTTHKHSLQALRVYVHEDNTVKINPLMCGPLSADFDGDCVHLFYPQSLTAKAEVLELFSVDKQLRSSHTGQLILQLGLDSLLSLRVMMEQVFLDKASAQQLAMYGSRSLPSPAVVKSSKSGPAWTFFQILQLAFPERLSCRGDGFIVGGSDLLSFDFGVDALASIINGIVTGIMVEKGPKEALAFFDSLQPLLMEHLDPQGFSLSLEDLSMSREDMGVIHNLIVREISPMVSRLRLSYEDELQLENSIQKVKEVAANFMLKSYSMRNLIDIKSNSAINKLVQQIGFLGLQLSDKKKLYTKTLVEDMAQFYKKKYVSTSSSGDFGIVKGCFFHGLDPYEEMAHSVAAREVIVRSSRGLAEPGTLFKNLMAVLRDIVITNDGTVRNTCSNSIVQFKYELSSDNENQGLFEAGDPVGVLAATAMSNPAYKAVLDSSPNSNSSWELMKEVLLCKVNFQNTTNDRRVILYLNECRCGKKYCQENSAYTVRNKLKKVSLKDTAVEFLVEYRKQQAISEIFGMDICLHGHIHLNKTLLEGWNISMQDILQRCEDAINSLVQKKKKKAEDFKKMNLSVSECCSFRGPGSSKDSDMPCLMFSSYNATDPDLERTLDVLCNTIYPVLLETVIKGDPRIASANIIWNSPETTTWIRSLHASRRGEWVLDVTVEKSDVKQSGDAWRVVIDSCLSVLHLIDTKRSIPYSIKQVQELLGLSCAFEQAVQRLSASVRKVSKGVLKEHIILVANNMTCSGDMLGFNSGGYKALTRSLNIKAPFTEATLIAPRKCFEKAAEKCHKDSLSTVVGSCSWGKRVDVGTGSQFELLWNKKETGLENDDETDVFSFLQMVRSTKTADAYVSSPGFDVTEEEMAEWAESPERDSALGEPKFDDSAEFQNLLDEGKASESKWDNGSLWENGCSSGSEWGVSKNAGGEENTQSGWGKAANVENEDASSGWNSKKDAQEATNTDSWGAWGSKTKDDAENATPNWGTKPAQNDSVVIENGEPSSDVWGPKAVSDKPWGKKNSETEPAPAAWGKTNSESESAAAAWGSDDEKNTGTESDAAGWGSTYKKNPETELNAAAWGSGAKMNKETEPAPAAWGSWGKKSSETVSGGADWGNRGKRVSETESGAGGWASRNRSLENQSGGATWGSRDKSKFETESGGAAWGSQAKNNSETEPGSGAAALGTWDKKKPETETGGGGAAWGSQAKNNSETESGSGAAAWGTWDKKKSETESGGGAWGSQAKKNSETESGAGASTWGAWDKKKPETESGGGGAAWGSQAKNNSETESGSGAAAWGSQAKKNSESQLGTANWGSKDTNNSENGSDSAAWGKKKNSEAEPTSVAWCSWGQPSPPASDKDAQEDDGNPWVSLKATSSGDKEGNETSQWGVPNKRYPSAGSQSQGGGGGADWKRNRPPRTPGSESILGPMFTATRQRVDMFTSEEQELLSDVDPVMRRLRKIMHQSGYTDGEPISDEDKTYVLEQILNYHPDKDAKLGPGLDFITVDKHTTFTESRCFFVVSTDGTKQDFSYRKCINNYLVEKHPNLAEEFIAKYFRKRDNENRDKNSQEATPPGEQESQTQPIDNGSQDSQPQPIGNEGGDTQPQSQIEDIQPIGNGGEDSQTEPQA from the exons ATGGAAGAAGCGTCTTCCTCAGATATTCTAGAAGCAGAAATTGTTGGAATCTCATTCGCTCTTGCTACTCACCGTCAGATC CGTCTAGCATCCATTAGTGACGCTGGGATCAACCATGCTAGCCAACTCTCTAACGCATTCTTGGGGTTACCTCTGGAGTTTGGTAAATGTGAAGCTTGCGGTGCCACTGAGCCTGATAAATGTGAAG gTCATTTTGGGTATATTCATCTGCCTGTGCCAATATACCATCCCGCTCATGTTAGTGAGTTGAAACAGATGCTGAGCCTTCTCTGCTTGAAGTGTCTCAAGATAAAGAAGATTAAG AGCACAAGTTCTGGGCTTGCGGAGCGTTTGCTAGGCGTCTGTTGTGAG GAAGCTTCGAACATCACAATTAAAGATAAATCATCAGATGGTGCCTCATATCTTCAACTGAAGCTCCCATCTAGAACAAGACTGCAGGAAGGCTTCTGGAATTTCCTGGAAAGATATGGTTACCGCTACGGAAGCGACCATACCCGGCCCCTGCTAGCAAGAGAG GTAAAGGAAATTTTAAGACGGATTCCTGAAGAAACAAGAAAGAAGCTCACAGCAAAGGGACATATTCCCCAAGAAGGATACATACTAGAATACCTTCCAGTCCCTCCTAACTGTCTGTCAGTGCCAGAAGTTTCTGATGGTTCCAACTCCATGTCGGTG GACCCGTCTAGAATTGAGTTAAAGGACGTTCTCAGGAAAGTGGTAGCGATAAACAACTCTAGGTCTGGCGAGACGAACTTTGAGTCGCATAGAGCTGAAGCCAATGAAATGTTTAGAGTGGTGGATACCTATCTTCAGGTGAGGGGTACTGCGAAGCCAACAAGAAACATTGACATGAGATTCGGGGTGTCCAAGATCTCGGACAGTTCTTCCTCGAAAGCTTGGACAGAAAAGATGAGAACACTTTTCATTCGAAAAGGTTCAGGCTTCTCTTCTCGCAGCGTCATCACTGGAGATGCCTTCAGGAATGTGAACGAGGTGGGGATCCCTATGGAAATTGCACATCGGATCACATTTGAGGAGAGAGTTAGTGTCCACAACATTGGATATCTACAAGAGCTAGTGGACAACAAGATGTGCTTGAGCTATACCCAAGGCTCTACAACCTATTCTCTGAGGGACGGTTCCAAGGGGCACACAGTCCTTAAACCCGGGCAGATTGTGCATCGCAGGGTCATGGATGGGGATGTTGTGTTTATCAACCGTCCTCCCACAACACATAAGCATTCTCTGCAAGCACTTCGGGTCTATGTTCATGAAGACAACACGGTGAAGATCAATCCCCTGATGTGTGGCCCTCTCAGTGCTGATTTTGATGGTGATTGTGTCCATCTGTTCTACCCCCAGTCTCTCACAGCTAAGGCAGAGGTACTGGAGCTCTTTTCAGTGGATAAGCAACTTCGCAGCTCACATACCGGGCAGCTGATTCTGCAGCTGGGTTTGGATTCTTTGCTGTCTCTGAGGGTTATGATGGAGCAGGTGTTTTTGGACAAAGCATCTGCCCAACAGTTAGCTATGTATGGCTCTCGGTCTCTCCCATCACCAGCTGTAGTGAAGTCCAGTAAATCTGGCCCGGCTTGGACATTTTTCCAGATACTGCAGCTTGCCTTTCCTGAACGTCTTAGTTGCAGAGGTGACGGGTTCATAGTTGGTGGAAGTGATTTGCTGTCCTTTGATTTTGGGGTTGATGCGTTGGCGTCTATAATCAATGGAATTGTAACCGGAATCATGGTGGAGAAGGGTCCAAAGGAAGCACTGGCATTCTTTGATTCACTGCAGCCGCTACTGATGGAACATCTAGATCCTCAGGGATTTAGTTTAAGTCTGGAAGACTTGTCCATGTCTAGGGAAGACATGGGAGTTATTCACAATCTCATCGTCCGGGAGATTTCTCCTATGGTGTCTAGGTTGAGGTTATCGTATGAGGACGAACTCCAACTAGAGAACAGCATCCAGAAAGTGAAGGAAGTGGCTGCTAATTTCATGCTGAAGTCGTATTCGATGAGGAACTTGATTGACATCAAGAGcaactcagcaatcaacaagCTGGTGCAGCAGATTGGCTTCCTGGGTCTTCAGCTTTCAGACAAGAAGAAGTTGTACACGAAGACTCTGGTGGAAGACATGGCTCAGTTTTATAAGAAAAAGTATGTCAGTACTTCTTCCTCTGGAGATTTTGGAATTGTGAAGGGCTGCTTTTTTCACGGACTTGATCCTTATGAAGAGATGGCTCATTCAGTTGCGGCAAGGGAGGTAATTGTCCGCTCTTCAAGGGGATTAGCTGAGCCTGGTACACTCTTCAAGAATCTGATGGCTGTTCTGCGAGACATAGTCATTACCAACGATGGAACTGTAAGAAATACATGCAGTAACTCCATCGTGCAGTTCAAGTATGAGCTGAGTTCTGACAATGAGAATCAAGGTTTATTTGAAGCGGGAGACCCTGTTGGAGTATTGGCAGCAACCGCCATGTCAAATCCCGCCTATAAAGCGGTGCTTGATTCTTCCCCAAATAGCAATTCTTCCTGGGAGCTAATGAAG GAAGTTCTACTCTGCAAAGTCAACTTCCAAAACACTACCAATGATCGGCGTGTGATTCTTTATCTGAATGAATGCCGCTGTGGGAAAAAGTACTGCCAGGAGAATTCTGCATACACAGTTAGGAACAAGCTGAAGAAAGTTAGTCTGAAAGATACTGCAGTGGAGTTTCTAGTCGA ATACAGAAAGCAACAAGCGATTTCAGAAATTTTTGGAATGGATATATGCCTACATGGCCATATTCATCTTAATAAG ACATTGTTGGAAGGGTGGAACATCAGCATGCAGGACATACTTCAAAGGTGCGAGGATGCAATCAACTCACTAgtccaaaagaagaagaagaaagctgagGACTTTAAGAAAATGAATTTGTCTGTCAG TGAATGCTGCTCTTTCCGAGGTCCAGGCTCGAGCAAAGATTCTGATATGCCGTGCTTGATGTTTTCCTCCTACAATGCCACTGATCCTGATCTGGAAAGAACTCTGGATGTTCTCTGCAATACAATATATCCAGTTCTGCTCGAAACAGTGATCAAAG GCGATCCACGGATTGCCTCAGCAAATATAATCTGGAATAGTCCAGAAACGACAACCTGGATCCGGAGTCTTCATGCATCCCGCCGAGGAGAATGGGTATTGGATGTCACGGTTGAAAAATCTGATGTCAAGCAAAGTGGTGATGCATGGAGGGTTGTGATTGACTCATGTCTTTCAGTTCTTCATCTGATAGACACAAAGCGGTCAATCCCATATTCCATAAAGCAAGTGCAAGAGCTGCTTGGTTTGTCCTGCGCCTTTGAGCAAGCTGTTCAG CGTCTCTCAGCTTCAGTGAGAAAGGTCTCCAAAGGAGTTCTGAAAGAACATATCATTCTCGTGGCAAACAACATGACCTGTTCAGGGGATATGCTAGGTTTCAATTCTGGAGGTTACAAGGCTTTGACTCGGTCCTTGAACATCAAGGCCCCATTCACAGAAGCAACTCTTATT GCGCCAAGGAAATGTTTCGAGAAAGCGGCTGAGAAATGTCATAAAGATTCTCTATCAACAGTCGTTGGGTCTTGTTCTTGGGGAAAACGCGTGGATGTTGGTACAGGTTCGCAGTTTGAGCTTCTATGGAACAAAAAAGAG ACTGGTCTGGAGAATGATGATGAAACTGATGTATTCAGCTTTCTCCAGATGGTAAGATCCACCAAAACTGCAGATGCATACGTTTCTTCCCCTGGTTTTGATGTCACAGAGGAAGAAATGGCTGAATGGGCTGAGTCTCCTGAGCGAGACTCTGCTCTCGGAGAGCCCAAGTTTGATGACAGTGCTGAGTTTCAAAATCTACTTGATGAAGGCAAGGCATCGGAATCCAAGTGGGACAACGGTTCTCTTTGGGAGAATGGTTGCAGTAGTGGCTCAGAATGGGGAGTCTCGAAAAACGCAGGTGGTGAGGAGAACACGCAGTCTGGTTGGGGAAAGGCTGCAAACGTTGAGAATGAAGATGCTTCGTCTGGTTGGAACAGTAAAAAAGATGCTCAAGAAGCTACCAATACAGATTCATGGGGCGCTTGGGGATCAAAGACCAAAGATGATGCTGAAAATGCAACACCGAACTGGGGAACAAAACCAGCTCAAAATGATTCTGTTGTCATAGAAAACGGTGAGCCTTCTTCTGACGTTTGGGGACCCAAAGCTGTTTCAGACAAACCTTGGGGTAAAAAGAACTCTGAAACTGAGCCAGCTCCTGCTGCATGGGGTAAAACGAACTCTGAAAGTGAATCAGCTGCTGCTGCTTGGGGCTCCGATGACGAAAAGAACACGGGAACTGAATCAGACGCTGCTGGTTGGGGCTCTACTTACAAAAAGAACCCGGAAACTGAATTAAATGCCGCTGCTTGGGGTTCTGGGGCCAAAATGAACAAAGAAACGGAACCAGCTCCTGCTGCATGGGGTTCCTGGGGAAAAAAGAGCTCAGAAACTGTATCAGGTGGTGCGGACTGGGGTAATAGGGGCAAACGGGTTTCTGAAACTGAATCAGGTGCTGGTGGTTGGGCTTCCCGGAACCGGAGCCTGGAAAATCAGTCAGGTGGTGCTAcatggggttctagggataaaTCTAAATTTGAAACTGAATCAGGTGGTGCTGCATGGGGTTCTCAGGCCAAAAATAACTCTGAGACTGAGCCAGGCTCAGGTGCTGCTGCTTTGGGTACTTGGGACAAGAAGAAGCCAGAAACTGAAAcaggtggtggtggtgctgCTTGGGGTTCTCAGGCTAAAAACAATTCTGAGACTGAGTCAGGCTCAGGTGCTGCTGCTTGGGGTACTTGGGACAAGAAGAAATCAGAAACCGAATCAGGTGGTGGTGCTTGGGGTTCTCAGGCTAAAAAGAACTCTGAAACTGAGTCAGGCGCAGGTGCTTCTACTTGGGGTGCTTGGGACAAGAAGAAACCAGAAACTGAATcaggtggtggtggtgctgCTTGGGGTTCTCAGGCCAAAAATAATTCTGAAACTGAGTCAGGCTCAGGTGCTGCTGCTTGGGGTTCTCAGGCCAAAAAGAACTCTGAAAGTCAATTAGGTACTGCTAATTGGGGTTCTAAGGACACAAACAATTCGGAAAATGGATCAGATTCTGCTGCTTGGGGTAAAAAGAAGAATTCAGAAGCTGAACCAACTTCTGTTGCTTGGTGTTCTTGGGGACAGCCAAGTCCCCCTGCTTCAGACAAGGATGCCCAAGAAGATGATGGAAATCCGTGGGTATCATTGAAGGCGACCAGTAGCGGAGACAAGGAAGGGAATGAGACAAGTCAGTGGGGAGTTCCAAACAAGAGATATCCATCTGCTGGCTCACAGTCACAGGGTGGTGGTGGCGGCGCAGACTGGAAGAGGAACCGTCCTCCTAGGACCCCTGGATCTGAGAGTATTCTTGGTCCCATGTTCACAGCAACAAGACAGCGCGTAGACATGTTCACCTCTGAGGAGCAAGAGCTTCTCTCAGATGTCGATCCAGTCATGAGAAGACTCAGGAAAATAATGCATCAGTCCGG GTACACTGATGGAGAACCAATCTCGGATGAAGACAAGACATATGTACTGGAGCAGATTTTGAACTACCATCCAGACAAAGATGCTAAGCTTGGTCCCGGTCTTGATTTCATCACG GTTGATAAGCACACGACGTTCACAGAGTCCAGGTGCTTCTTTGTTGTCTCGACTGATGGGACGAAACAAGACTTTTCATACAGGAAGTGCATCAACAACTATCTGGTGGAGAAGCACCCAAACCTAGCTGAAGAGTTCATCGCAAAGTACTTCAGAAAGAGGGACAATGAAAACAGAGACAAGAACAGCCAAGAAGCCACACCACCTGGGGAACAGGAGTCTCAGACTCAGCCTATTGATAATGGAAGCCAAGACTCTCAGCCTCAGCCTATTGGTAATGAAGGTGGCGACACTCAGCCTCAGTCTCAAATTGAAGACATTCAGCCTATTGGTAATGGAGGTGAGGACTCTCAGACAGAGCCTCAGGCTTAG
- the LOC106420762 gene encoding clathrin light chain 2-like, translating to MSVFEDSFVILGDDASESVPVSGSFDTTTDHSFSAYDGSVQVDDSIDDVFAAPSSDYGAYSNGDDVFGSNGGHDGPILPPPSEMESDEGSALREWRRQNAIQLEEKEKKEKELRNQIIEEANQFKEDFHKKRELTCENNKAANREKEKLYMETQEKFYAEASKNYWKAIAELVPKEVPTIEKRRGKKEQDPKKPTIAVIQGPKPGKPTDLSRMRQILLKLKQNPPAHLKLAPQPPPEAAAAAATTAAPPSKNVPETKPTEAVAAA from the exons ATGTCTGTCTTTGAAGATTCTTTCGTTATACTCGGAGATGACGCTTCTGAGTCCGTTCCAGTCTCAGGCTCATTCGACACCACTACTGATCACTCCTTCTCAGCCTACGACGGCTCTGTCCAAGTAGATGACTCCATCGACGATGTTTTCGCGGCGCCGTCTTCCGACTATGGAGCTTACTCAAACGGAGACGACGTCTTCGGATCCAACGGTGGACACGACGGTCCCATCTTGCCGCCGCCGTCGGAGATGGAATCTGATGAGGGGTCTGCTCTCAGAGAATGGAGAAG ACAAAATGCAATTCAACttgaggagaaggagaagaaagaaaaggagTTGCGGAACCAAATCATTGAAGAGGCAAACCAGTTCAAAGAGGATTTCCATAAGAAGAGGGAGTTAACCTGTGAAAACAACAAAGCAGCTAACAGAGAgaaggaaaag CTGTATATGGAGACGCAAGAGAAGTTCTATGCGGAAGCGAGCAAGAACTACTGGAAGGCGATAGCAGAGCTAGTTCCTAAGGAAGTTCCAACTATAGAGAAAAGAAGAGGGAAGAAAGAACAAGACCCTAAGAAGCCAACAATCGCTGTCATTCAAGGTCCAAAGCCCGGTAAGCCAACCGATCTCTCAAGAATGAGACAGATATTGCTCAAGCTCAAACAGAATCCGCCTGCTCACCTGAAACTCGCTCCTCAACCTCCACCAGAGgcggctgctgctgctgctactACTGCTGCTCCTCCTTCAAAGAATGTTCCTGAAACCAAGCCCACCGAGGCAGTTGCTGCTGCTTAA